The Apium graveolens cultivar Ventura chromosome 10, ASM990537v1, whole genome shotgun sequence nucleotide sequence GGGTGTTTAGCTAATGCCGTCTGTATGGTGGAGGAGTACCCATTTATTGATTACAATTTTGGACTTTATGAGTGCCTAGACTTAATCATTTATTTAGAGATTTcaacatttatattattgattttgaaagtttggagAACTAATCTTATGTTggagattttagactgtttaattattgttCACAAATATATTAGTGCTTTGTTTGCAGATTTATGGATTTTACTTTTATTCTTTTTAAACCGGTGTTACAATTAAGATATGTAActgtttttaaatttattcaCATAATAAATATGTAACACCtgtatttatatatttcttttaactttaaatatttaaattaaaaaaaaagacaGTAAAAAACTAACAACCACTTTGTACATAAAAGAAAGATTAATAGAATCATTGAAATTTCCCCCAAACTCAATATTATTATTCAATGaataaatatttgaaattatgaaattatgaAATATGACTTTTCCCCTTTTTGTCTTGATTCATAAATGTGAATTTCACCCTTGTGTGTCCTCATTCATCGTCAGATGAAACACTAACATCTTCATTAGAGGAGACACTAAGATCTTGATTCGGTGAGAGATCAACCTGTTGCTTAGCCTTGCCCTTCTACACAACCACAAATGAATTAGCGGCTAAAATTTCAGAGGGGCTGGAGGCCGACCTAGCCACCCTAGCCATGGGCTAGGTCGGCCCCTGCATATACACATGTTaattggaaaaataaataaagtaCATGAGTTACCTGCTCATAAATCTTCTTTCTCCATAGTATCACATATTGCCATATGTTTTTAAAATCATCTATGGTAATACCATCCTTCCAAATGACCTGTTGTGCTCCTTTCTTTATTGCATTCATTATAACCTCTCTTCTATTATCAGATGATACTACTGCATGTATGAGAACAATTAGCTAATGAAATGGAATGTAAAAATATAAGATAATTCTATTTATACATAACAATAATTATTAGAACATGTATAACTTTAAAAGTGAATAAAAGGCTTTGAAAAATATAGAATATCTCTGACCCATATAAAAAAGAATGTGAATATATTAAATCTACTAAAATATATCAGTGTCTATATCCATAACAAAGCTAAAAAAGATTAAATCAGCTCACAAATAAGGGTAAATCAGTGTCATatatatttatttgtaaatattaATTGTTCTTATGTTTATTCAACTTTAATCTTATATAATATTGTATAACACAAACTCACAAATAACTGGTAGTAACTTGAATTCTTCATGAATTTGTTGCATTAGTTGAACACCATTGATGTCTTTCATGTGTATTTCAGCAATAACGAGATCAAACAAATCATTCCTTAACATACTGAAAGCCTCAGCAGCATATTTTGCACCCATTACTGAAATTCATTTAAGAAAATCATTAGCAGTGCAGACATAAGGTGGAAAGATTTTTAAAGAGGAGTGTGTGTATATACAAGTGTTGTATATGTTAAAAAAATCAAGATATACGTTAGTAGATAAATACAAAATAATACCCTCGTATTCACATTCTTGAAGCATGTTACAAATTTGAGTTCTCAATGTCTCATCATCGTCCACCACCAAAAACTTATACATCtttctttgatttttgaatttgtATCTTGTGGTTGCTAAAGAACTTGGGTTGCATCCAATTTATAACAATTTTTCATGTCAATCCTGTAAAGATTAATGAATATATAATAAAAAGATATGTAACGTGGATAAAAATTTAATAGATATGGGTGGATAGTATATATCCTTATTATCTTTAACAAATATCTATAGATAATAAACTAAATGTATCTATATGTAGATATCAGATACGATTGTATAGTTTTATATATAGTAGATATCAATATGTGTATATTCATTAGTGTTTTTTGACAGCTTAGGTTGCACCTATTTTCTAACCAATTATCCATATCAATAGTATAAAAATTCAAACATATATACCAAAAAAATAAACTACTATAAATATAATACTAAAATTCTTTCAAAAAAAATCCAAAGAATATTTATGGATAGTCTATATTCTTTTCGTATTAAACAGTTTACAttatttttctttaattatttatttaacgaatatttatttatatatatatatataataagcTAAATATATCTAGTATATGTAAATATCCTATCACACAATATATGGAAGTAATATATTGTGTATGAGATATGAAAGATTGAGCAATTTTGACTGTTACGCATTCCAACATTAGCAAAAGAGGTTGAAAGTAATCTACAGGGTGAGGCCTGCCTTAATTTAGAGTGTGGGTTATATTAATATTCCAAGTTTGGATAAATAAGAATGTATAATGTACTACAATAACTCAAATATAATTTATAACCCTGATCTTGTTATCCATTCCCATCACTACCGtctaattttctttatcaaataatTACAATTGTTAgattcaaatattaaaaaaaatacacTCCACAAATTTTCAGGGTGTCAAAATAAACATTTATATTGTTATCTATAAAGATACATATAGTTCCCACATTCAAATGTTACCAACAACaactatttatattattatttatgaataagatctcACCAATAATATACATTTTATACTATTTGAACATAAATTGAAATTATACacaataaaattataattatataatcattatttagaatttaattatttatatagaattttaataaaaatatataaaaataaaataaaatatataaatattaaccaaGAGCCGTGCATGGCACAAGCCGTAAGCTAGTAAGATTAATACTTTGACttcaagaaaatggacaaagtcGGTTTGAGCTAAAATGAAATATGGTTATTATGTACCTTAACAATCACAATCATGTGGACATGTATCACATTAACATCATCAAATGTCTACGTTAaagtttttttttcaaaatacTTTTCTTCCCAAGATATTATGAATTTTACATACACTACGTCAAAAATGCTCAtattcattatttttaaatatggtaacactacaacaaatctggccatttacgacggtttttttgaactgaaatcgtcgtaattgagaTATTTACGACGGAAAATAATCGTCATTTTTcgtcgagtagtaagttcgttttttgtcagaagataaaattgcgtcgcaagttaggaagtaggggccacatattcaataaaataataaatctacttacgacggaatatATTGGCGTATGTTATGAACTTAAGATGGAAGATATCGTCGTATTTTAGCTACTTGCACTTAAAAAAATCTCGCCGGAAAAATGGAAAAACTCCAGATTCCGGTGAGATTTTCATTTTCAGCAAATCATAACAAGTTCAAATCAGTGTTTTTCAGCTCGTTTATGCACACCAAACAAAACAAAACTACTTCTACAGTACATAAGTAACATAACATCATATTACCAACGAATCATTTGTTCTAATATTACACAAACAGGGCCATTTCTGAACCAAACA carries:
- the LOC141689919 gene encoding two-component response regulator ORR21-like encodes the protein MYKFLVVDDDETLRTQICNMLQECEYEVMGAKYAAEAFSMLRNDLFDLVIAEIHMKDINGVQLMQQIHEEFKLLPVILVSSDNRREVIMNAIKKGAQQVIWKDGITIDDFKNIWQYVILWRKKIYEQKGKAKQQVDLSPNQDLSVSSNEDVSVSSDDE